The genomic segment TCATTTTTCCCACTAAAAGGAGAATTTGATTTAAAAGATTCCAAAAAATTTTGATAATTTATATTTTCAAAATTATAAACCAAAGTAACAACTTCTTTGGATAATAAATGATTACTATAAATATACTCATTCAAATCAACCATATAAGAAAGAATTTAATTTGAATTAATAAATATTTGTTAAAAAATAAAATTTATAATTTTCCAACTAAATCTGCACCAGGTTTCAAAACTTTCTCACCAACATTCCATTTAGCAGGACAAGCATAACCAGGATTCTCTCTAGCATATTTTAAAGCTTTAATCTTCCTAAGTAACTCTTTAGCATTTCTTCCAATAGGTTCATCGGTAATCTCAATTGCTTTAATCATTCCATCCGGATCAATTACAATTGTTGCTCTATCTGCAACACCTTCTTGATCTCTTAGTACATCATATGCTACTGAAATTTGATGTGTTGCATCTGCAATCATTGGGAATTTGATTTTACCAATACTTGGAGACTCATTATGCCAAGCTAAATGAACAAAATGAGTATCTGTTGAAACAGATAGAACTTCAGCATCCAAGCTTTTTAATTCTTCATAATTCTCAGCCATATCTTCTAACTCTGTAGGACATACGAAAGTATAATCTGCAGGGTAAAAAAATAAAACTACAAATTTTCCTTTATAGTCTTCTAAACTAACTTCCTTAAAACCTTTATCTTGCATTGCTTGCGCTTTAAATACTGGTGCCTCTTGATTTAATTTAACCATCGTATTAATTTTAAAGGTTTTTATTTTATAAAGATTTGGCTCGAATATCGAACTTGCAGTTTAAAAGAATAAATTAAAAATTATTTAAATATTTTTTTTACAGAAAAACCAATCTGTACATTCTAAGGATTTATCATTCATTCTCTCTTCTGCAAGCTTTGTAGTTCCAGCAGGAGGAACAATTACTTTTTCACCAGGTCTCCAATTTGCAGGAGTTGCAACTGAGTGTTTATCTGTTGTTTGAAGTGAATCAATCAATCTTAGAATTTCGTCCATATTTCTACCTGCAGATAAAGGATAGTAAATCATTGCTCTAACTATTTGTTTATCATCTATAACAAATACACATCTAGATGCAGCAGTTACTGCTTCTCCAGGATGAACCATTCCATATGCATTAGCAACTTTCATTGATAAATCATCAATAATAGGAAATTCAATTTTTCTTCCAAATTTTTCTTCAATTGTTCTCTCCCATGCAATATGTGCATAAATACTATCAATGCTTAATCCAAGTAAATCAACTCCTCTCTTGTCTAAATCAGGTTTAATATCTTGAAAAGCCATAAATTCTGTAGTACATACTGGTGTAAAATCTGCAGGATGTGAGAATAATATTAACCATTTACCTTTGTAATCTGTTAATTTTTTCATACCATGAGTAGTATTTGCTTCAAAGTGTGGAGCTTTTTCTCCCAATCTAGGCATACTTGGGGTTTCTTTCTCAATAATTATTGTTTCTGTTTTTATTTCTTCAACCATTTTGATATTAATATTTGAAGTTTCAAATATATAAAGGTTTGGCTCGAGTATCGAACTTATTAGGTAAGATTTATAAACAAATAACTTTAAGATATATTATGGTATTAAGTAAAATACTTAGTATTGCTTAATTTAGAAATTTATTAATAAATTTCTTCATTTTTATATATAATAGAAAAATGGTAGATACAAAGGATCAAACAATTCTTGACATGTTAGAAGAAAATGCTAGAATATCTTTTACTCAAATTGCAAAAAAACTAAATATTTCTGAGGCTGCAATAAGAAAAAGAGTAAAGAAATTAGAGAAGGAAGAGATAATCTTAGGATATAAGGCTTCAGTTAATTATAAAAAATTAGGATATTCAAATAAGATAATAATGGGTGTAGATACAACTCCTAAAGATTATTTTAAAGTTATGAATATTCTAAAAGATTTTTCTTACATAAAAAATTTAACAACTTCTTCAGGAGATCATATGATAATGTTTGAAGTTTGGGTTAAAGGAATGAAAGAATTAAATAAAATAATGGAAGAAATAAATGGAATTAATGGTGTAACTGAGAGTTGTCCAAGTATTATTCATGAAGATATTAATTAATGATAAGTTGGATTTTCTTGTTCAACTATTTTATTAGGCTTCACAAAATAATCAGGCTCTTTTAGACTTTGTTGAGTTATATATACAAGTTTGTTCCCAACATCTTTAAGTACTTCATTTTCGTCCAATATTTGCATACTCTCATTTAATTGAATCTCCAATAAAGATCTATTTCCTGACCTATTACAAAGTTTTGCAGCAGTTTTCATATAAGTTAAAAGTATCTTTTCACTATCATCATCATTAGTTAATTCATGATAAATATTCAAAAAAATCCTGGCATCTCCTGGATAAATTTCTGATGAAATTGAAGTAACAGTTTCAAATAATGAAGTATTCTTATCATAGGCTTTAAATAATCTCTAATAATTTTTCAGCTTCTTCTTTCATAATAATCTTTCAACATTTAAGGTTTATAAAATTTGCTTTTTTCAAACAATCCTCTTAAAATTCTTCTCCAAATCTTTAAATGTATATCTAAGCATAATAGGTCTTCCATGAGGACAATTAAATGGTTCTTTTAATCTCTTTAGATTCTCAATCATCATATGAATTTGAGGAATAGTTAATTCTTCTCCACCTTTCAAAGACTTCTTACAAGACATAGAAGCTATTTTATCAAGCTTTGAATCTTCAAGTAATTTAAATTTCTTATCAACAGTAATCTCACCAATAATATCTGCAACAATCTTTGCACTAACTTCAAACCTTGAGAGTCCAATAGGAACACTTCTTACAACAATCTCATTACTCCCAAACTCTTCAATCTCAAAACCAAGTTTCTCAAACATTCCTACATTATCTTTGTAAAGCAGCATTTCGGATTGTGAGAAATTAATAATATCTGGCTTCAATAAAACTTGTTTCTTAACACTTTTCTCTTCAATTTGTTTCTTAAAAGTTTCATAAAAAAACTTTTCTTCAACAACATGTTGATCAAATAAAATCATCTCGTTCTTAGTTTCAACAATAATAAAAGTTTTATCTACTTGTCCTAAAATTCTATAATCTTCAAGTATCTCGAAAAGTGGTCCATAAGAGATTTCTTTTTTTTCTTGTTCAACTTGACTATCTTCAAGAATATCTTCTTGAAAATCATATGATTTTTTATAGTCAATTTCATCCTCATTAACTTCAAAAGTTTTTTGAACATCTTTAGTATAATGTTTATTTATAACTTCTTGTTTAGTATATTCTCTAACAGGTTGAACTTCGCTAACTTCATCAAGTGAATAATTCCTCTCAGCTTTATCAAAAGGTTTAATTGTATCAACTTTTTCAAAAACTTCTCTAATTGAATTCTTCACAAACTCATAAATCTCAAGTTCATTCTCAAATCTAATCTCAATTTTTGTAGGGTGTACATTTACATCAATAATCTCTGGGTCAATCTCGACAAATAAAACAAAAAGGGGATGTCTGCCTTCCATTAAATTTGTAGAAAATCCTTCATACATAGAATCATTAATTAATTTAGATTTCACATATCTTGAATTAACATATAAATGTTGATTCTTTTTATATCCATAAGTTATTTGTGATGGTTTTCCTAAAAATCCTGAAACCTTAATTCCATAATTCTCATTTTCAAAATAAATCAAATTATCTTTCAAATCTTTACCTAAAATATAATAGAGATTATCTAACTTCGATTTAAATTGTGGTTTATTTATCAGTAATTTTCCATTATGTTTTAGAGTAAATTTAACCTCATTATAATAAACTAAAAATCTATTCATAATATCAACAATTGCTTTGAGTTCCAAATTACTAGATTTCATATATTTCTTTCTAGCAGGTGTATTGTAAAATAAATTCTCAACACTAATAGTTGTACCTAAGCTAGTTGCAGAAACTTTAACCTCATTAGTATTCTCAGAAGTAATCTCGTACGCCTCATTAGAACCATGAGTTTTAGATACTATCTTTGCATTTGACACACTAAAAATTGAGGCTAATGCTTCACCCCTAAATCCCATAGTTGAAATATGATACAAATCATCAAAATTTTTGATTTTAGAAGTTGCATGCCTAAGTGGTGCTTTAAGTAAATCTTCTTTAGAAATTCCTTTACCATTATCTTTAATGACAATTTTTTTAAGTCCTGAATCTTCAATCTCAACATCTATTTGACTAGCATTTGCATCGATTGAATTTTCAACTAATTCCTTAATAACTGCTGAAGGATTCTCAATAACCTCACCAGCTGCAATTTGATTAATAATCTCTCCAGGTAATATATTAATACTCATAGAATTAATAAAAAAAGATTATATATAAATATTGTGCTTACGCAATGTGCAAAAAATATTAATATTTTCACAATTTATTACATATTTGATAAACTCTTCTCAAGCTGACCTAAAACTTCATTCAATTTTAAATCTCCTTCTATAATTTTATAAGGATGGGGAAACTCAAAACCAATCCCTCCATATTCTCTAAACTTATCTATTTTTTCCTGTGTATCGTCAATTAAAATCGCATTAGGACTAGCACATAAATACTTCTCTCTTGTAAGAACTAAGGGGATGCCTGGAAAATTTTTTGCAACATATCTAGTCTTTCCTGCATTAGCATCAGCAACTGCATTTGTTCTTTTATGAATATTACCTCCGGAAGATAAAAAAGCAACTTCTCCATATTTCTTACCTAATTCAATTAACTCTTTTGCCCAAGGATACAACTCAAGGCCAGTCCAAAAATCAGTCCCACTATTCTCAATTCTATCATAAATGTCAGAATGAATATCTTCCAATTTTTTTCCTGATTTTAGTTGAGGCATTATTTCAGATTTATCTAAACCTAAAATTTCTATTGCTCTACCTTCCCAATCTACATGAACACCATCTAAGTCATAAAATATTATTGAAGCCATAATACTTATTTAAGGCGATAGATTTATATATATTTAAACTATATATGTTATATAACAAATATAACAATGGAAAGACAACTAGTAAAACAAGGAAGAAATGCTCTAACAATGACGCTTCCATCTAAGTGGATAAAATCACACTATTTATCCGAAAAGGATTCAGTTCAGGTAAGAGAAGAAAAAGGAGAATTAATTATCAGTTCAAATAAGTCTTTAGAAAAAAGAGAAATAAAACTTGACATCAGGGGTATGAGAAGAGGACTAGCTTTTCATATAATCACGGGCAAATATATTGAAGGATATGATCGAATAATATTAAAGCACGACAACTTTTCTTTGTCACAAGAAATTGGCAATGGGTTTTTAGGAATGATTATTGAAAACCATACAAGTGAAGAATTGATAATGAAAGACATAATAGGGATTCCAGAAGATGATTTTATAATGTTATTTAAGAGAGGATGTCAATTATTAATTCAGCAAGCAAGAACAATAAGAAAGCAACTAGAAAAACAAGCCACAAAAGAAGATGTGAAAAATGAAGAAAGGCTTCTTGATAATAATTTATTTTACTGTCTAAGATATATTAACAAATATGAAAAAGTAGAAAACTCTTACAAATATTTTTTACTAACTTCAACAATAGAGAGTATCGGAGATTATTTATCTGAACTATCAAAAAGACTAGATGTCAAAAAAAGAATCTCAAAAACAGATATAGAAAATATAGATCTAACAATCAAATCAATTGAGATGTATGTAGTCTATTTATTCGAGAATAATATTCATAAGATGTATGACTTATTATCTAAATTTAAAAAAAATATCCATAGAGACTCATTTATTGGGGGTTTATGTTTTGCCATAGAAGAAAACTTGTATAATTATATTGGTTATTTTATAGAAAAATAATAAATAAATAATAAATTATTTTCTCATCCACTTAATACTTCTAAATACACCATATCCAACAACAAATGGAACTATGATAAATCCTAAAAGAGCAAGCATGATTTGTAATCCTGCTTCAAATGAATTAACAAATAATTTGAATCCATCCTTTAATCCTAAAAAGTCAATCTCTGAGAGTGTAGATGGTTTCTCTCTAACTGTTAAATAAACTTCAGAGTATGCAACTTCTTCATCAATAGTTGAAATCCTATTATTGAGATAAAAGATTTGATCCTCTAAATTATCAATTCTATTTTGAATTTGGATTTCATCTTGAATTGAGATATTCTCTTTTTGAAGCATTGTAATATAAGTTACAATTTGATTATTGTACCTCTCAACTCTTTGAGTATAATCTGTATAAGATCCAGTTACATCATTAACATAAACATTCAAACTCTGAACTTCTCCATAAGTTTTAATCTCGCCCAAAAATACATCAAGTGATGCTGAATTAACTTTAAATCTATAATTCACATTTCTGTAATCATCTCTATATTTTGATTCAGACTCAGACAATACAATTACTTCATGTGCTGTAATTGAATTTTGAATTTGAGATTTAGACTTATCAAAATCTTCAGCTTCTAATTGAATATTAGCATTCTTGATAACTTTCCTATCTTCAGCCTCAGGAGAAAATCCTTCATCATAAGAAGGATAATAACTACTTCCCATGCTTCTCTCATACATCATATCATTTGATATACTCTTTGAACTCATAGAACTAAGTCCACCAAAATCTGTAAAATTAACTCCAATCATTAAAATTACTCCTAGCATTGGAATTAGAAACATTGCTGCAAAAATACTTATAACATAATTTTTCCAGTTCTTTTTCAAATGGTTTTCATTTTTATCTACCATATCTATACTTTAAACTAGAGACTTATAATATTATTTATTACTTTGAATTAGATTAAAGTTATAATATCAATTAAAATACATGATATATAAACTAAAAAATGCGATGAGAAGACCAAATATTACAGTAAAAGATCTTGCAAACATAAAAAATGAATCTCTTTGAGTTTTATTAGTTTTAAATATGAAAAGCTCAGAAAGATTAGCCTTATTTGTGAAAACTAAAACCATTTTATAGATATAAGAACTAATTGACTTACTAAATAAAATTAGTAAAGTTCCAATTCCAACATAACTCCAAAAAACTATAGGGACTACAACCATAATTGATTATGTTGAAGTTTCTTTAAAAATTTTTCTTATCACTTATCTAAACTTTATACTAGAAATTCCCTCATTTAAAATTTTCTTGAAGGCAGCAAAATCAAATTTAATGATTTTTAGAATTTTTTTTGAATATACTCAAATGCAGAATATGCAGCAATTGAGCCTTCTGAAGCTCCAGTAATAGCTTGCTTCCAACCCATATTTGTAACATCTCCAGCAGCAAACACTCCTTCAATGTTAGTTTTTGACAATTTATCTATAATAATTTCTCCATTTCCTGCAAGTTCCACACTAAGATTCTTTGCAAGT from the Candidatus Woesearchaeota archaeon genome contains:
- the mutL gene encoding DNA mismatch repair endonuclease MutL — protein: MSINILPGEIINQIAAGEVIENPSAVIKELVENSIDANASQIDVEIEDSGLKKIVIKDNGKGISKEDLLKAPLRHATSKIKNFDDLYHISTMGFRGEALASIFSVSNAKIVSKTHGSNEAYEITSENTNEVKVSATSLGTTISVENLFYNTPARKKYMKSSNLELKAIVDIMNRFLVYYNEVKFTLKHNGKLLINKPQFKSKLDNLYYILGKDLKDNLIYFENENYGIKVSGFLGKPSQITYGYKKNQHLYVNSRYVKSKLINDSMYEGFSTNLMEGRHPLFVLFVEIDPEIIDVNVHPTKIEIRFENELEIYEFVKNSIREVFEKVDTIKPFDKAERNYSLDEVSEVQPVREYTKQEVINKHYTKDVQKTFEVNEDEIDYKKSYDFQEDILEDSQVEQEKKEISYGPLFEILEDYRILGQVDKTFIIVETKNEMILFDQHVVEEKFFYETFKKQIEEKSVKKQVLLKPDIINFSQSEMLLYKDNVGMFEKLGFEIEEFGSNEIVVRSVPIGLSRFEVSAKIVADIIGEITVDKKFKLLEDSKLDKIASMSCKKSLKGGEELTIPQIHMMIENLKRLKEPFNCPHGRPIMLRYTFKDLEKNFKRIV
- a CDS encoding DUF4349 domain-containing protein, which encodes MVDKNENHLKKNWKNYVISIFAAMFLIPMLGVILMIGVNFTDFGGLSSMSSKSISNDMMYERSMGSSYYPSYDEGFSPEAEDRKVIKNANIQLEAEDFDKSKSQIQNSITAHEVIVLSESESKYRDDYRNVNYRFKVNSASLDVFLGEIKTYGEVQSLNVYVNDVTGSYTDYTQRVERYNNQIVTYITMLQKENISIQDEIQIQNRIDNLEDQIFYLNNRISTIDEEVAYSEVYLTVREKPSTLSEIDFLGLKDGFKLFVNSFEAGLQIMLALLGFIIVPFVVGYGVFRSIKWMRK
- a CDS encoding peroxiredoxin: MVEEIKTETIIIEKETPSMPRLGEKAPHFEANTTHGMKKLTDYKGKWLILFSHPADFTPVCTTEFMAFQDIKPDLDKRGVDLLGLSIDSIYAHIAWERTIEEKFGRKIEFPIIDDLSMKVANAYGMVHPGEAVTAASRCVFVIDDKQIVRAMIYYPLSAGRNMDEILRLIDSLQTTDKHSVATPANWRPGEKVIVPPAGTTKLAEERMNDKSLECTDWFFCKKNI
- a CDS encoding Lrp/AsnC family transcriptional regulator; its protein translation is MVDTKDQTILDMLEENARISFTQIAKKLNISEAAIRKRVKKLEKEEIILGYKASVNYKKLGYSNKIIMGVDTTPKDYFKVMNILKDFSYIKNLTTSSGDHMIMFEVWVKGMKELNKIMEEINGINGVTESCPSIIHEDIN
- a CDS encoding redoxin domain-containing protein, which encodes MVKLNQEAPVFKAQAMQDKGFKEVSLEDYKGKFVVLFFYPADYTFVCPTELEDMAENYEELKSLDAEVLSVSTDTHFVHLAWHNESPSIGKIKFPMIADATHQISVAYDVLRDQEGVADRATIVIDPDGMIKAIEITDEPIGRNAKELLRKIKALKYARENPGYACPAKWNVGEKVLKPGADLVGKL